The Tachyglossus aculeatus isolate mTacAcu1 chromosome 22, mTacAcu1.pri, whole genome shotgun sequence genome window below encodes:
- the LOC119943733 gene encoding membrane-spanning 4-domains subfamily A member 6A-like, whose product MTQALPEGVLVIISPTGISISQTGQAGSQESPKEPPNKVKKILKEDSRLLGILQILIGLMILSLGGILASISVHPDLQPLLGYPFLGAVLFIISGSLSIAAERKPTKLLRRGSLGMNAISALAAAIGFLILTINMAKIASNPDLCQHSNSHHPFAWGHFDYDEHDQIEETTVTVKAEITDPEGPLLMQHYYYLPHFLLSFLDELCFLANSSLNGIKAMMLILTILELCIAAFLTCIMWKASDFQYSRRMIFQAQSQGISSCGSRTARLESDYEELVTAY is encoded by the exons ATGACGCAGGCTCTACCTGAAGGGGTGTTGGTGATCATTTCTCCAACTGGAATCAGTATCTCCCAGACTGGACAGGCTGGATCACAGGAATCTCCCAAAGAGCCACCTAATAAAGTGAAGAAAATCCTTAAGGAGGATTCAAGGCTTCTAGGG ATTCTCCAGATTCTGATTGGCCTGATGATCCTGTCCTTGGGGGGCATTTTGGCTTCTATTTCGGTCCACCCTGATCTCCAGCCTTTGTTGGGGTACCCATTCCTGGGAGCGGTGTTG TTCATCATTTCAGGTTCCCTTTCGATTGCGGCTGAAAGAAAACCCACCAAACTGTTG AGACGAGGCAGCCTTGGAATGAATGCCATTAGCGCCTTAGCTGCGGCTATTGGGTTCCTGATCCTCACCATCAATATGGCCAAAATCGCCTCCAACCCCGATCTCTGTCAGCATTCAAATTCACACCATCCCTTTGCCTGGGGTCATTTTGACTATGATGAGCACGACCAGATCGAAGAAACTACAGTAACAGTGAAGGCCGAAATAACTGACCCCGAGGGACCTTTGTTAATgcagcattactattatttaccTCACTTTCTTTTAAGCTTCTTGGACGAATTGTGCTTCTTGGCTAATTCCAGTTTGAAT GGGATTAAAGCCATGATGCTCATTCTCACCATCCTGGAACTCTGCATTGCCGCCTTCCTCACCTGCATTATGTGGAAAGCATCCGACTTCCAGTATAGCAGG AGAATGATTTTCCAGGCACAATCTCAAGGAATCAGTTCCTGCGGATCTAGGACGGCGCGGCTCGAATCTGACTATGAGGAGCTGGTGACCGCTTACTAG